ATGGATGCTATGGACATTTCCTTATTAGCAAGCAGCTTTAGCAGACTGCGGCGGGTAGGATCTGCTATAGCTTGAAATACATCATGTCCAGATTCAGCGACAGGCATATTAAGCCTCGATATAAGCAGGAAGTTTTTCTTGGACGATTTTCTCCCAGCCGCCGTTCATAAAGCCACGAACGATTGGATGCGGTTGACCAAATTCAGTGACCTTCTCAGGGTCCCATCCAGAGTGGATCACGGTGAACTCCGTTTTTCCATCAATTTCTTTCAATTCAAAAACAAGATGCCAATCCTTCCCCCAATTAAAACCGACACGGTTCGGCTCATCAATCTCTGTAACTTTACAAGGGGAATCCCCGAATTGTCCAGCATGCAGGATGAACTCATGACCTACCACTGGCTCGAATGTACTTGGCATCCACCAAGCAGCTATTCCTTCAGCAGTGGAAACAGCTTTCCATACTTTTTCAATTGGCGCATTGAGTGTAATTGTTTGACGAATGTCTTGTAGTGGTCCTTGAGTTTGCATAAATGGCCTCCAAAATTTATTTTAATGTAACACCTTTTGGTTTCGTTTTTATTATAACACCATTTGGTGTTATGTCAATTTACAGATTTCCCTAATTGATCATTCGTTATTCATTCTCCGCAGTGCTTGGGACACCCTTCATTTTTAAGTAGGATTGACATTGGCACTTGGTGTGGACGCTCCGCGAACGGACCGTTGTTCCAATCGCTGTTGTCTCCAGATTTTTTTATTTAATTCCCTTAGCAGTGAAAATCCGGAGAAGCTTATGATTACGTTACGCTGCTTCTTTTACCACCAACATTTTGACCCTATAAAAACAGACCTCCCTCGAAATAAACGAAGGAAGCCTGTTTATGAAATGCATCATTCCTACAACGTAATGACTAGACTCCCCTTCTTCCTCCCTGTTTCCGCATATCGATAAGCCTCTGGAATTTGTTCCAGCGGATAACGTCTATCGATAACCGACTTTAACTTTTCTGCAGCCAAAAGTTCTTGGAGAAAAAGAATATCCTCATTACGTATCTTCGCGATCCCCTGACCATCAACGGTCACATAGGACCCCTTTGTAGTTAGAGCTTTCTTGCATTTTGATTTCGAGACTTTTCCGACGGCATCGAAAATAATATCATAACGCTCTTCCCTAGTTGTAAAATCCTCTTTCGTGTAATCTATAACCTTATCGGCTCCCAGTGACTTCACTAATTCAAAATTCCCAGCACTGCATACTGCAGTAACGTCAGCCCCAAAGTACTTAGCAAGCTGTACCGCTATAGTCCCTACAGTTCCTGAAGCTCCATAAATAAGAACTTTTTGTCCGCACTGGATATTTGCTTTTCTTAGAAAATAAAGCACTGTAGTTCCCCCGTAAAGAACGGAAGCAGCATCTTCATAGGTAACATTGGCGGGTTTGATAGCCATCAACCCACTCTCTGGCAGAGCCGCATATTCAGCATGAGCCCCGAAATTCATACCGGTTAATGCAAAAACCTGATCACCCTTTTTAAATCGTGTTACATCTTTTCCTATCGCTTCAATCTCCCCGGCTAATTCCACACCTAGGATTGATTTTCTAGGTTTGGTAAGACCTAATACTAATCGCATAGGAATCCAGAGTAAGAAAGGACTATTGAAAGCTCGAACCCGAAGATCCCCAGCAGTTACGGTAGTCGCGCGAACCTTTACTAATACTTCATTGCTCTTCGGAATAGATTTTTCCACCTCTTTGAGCTGAAGAACATCTGGTGATCCGTATTTTGTGCATACCATTGCTTTCATGGGCTTCCTCCTAGACCTCATTTTTGGCTAATGCAGCCTATTCCGAAGCTTTATCAATCAGCCAAAGGATCGGGCATGGTGTGATCACGATTATGGATACCCTCGGATTAGGGAACTTACAAGAAGCAGATAACGAGTTTTATGTCGCGGCTGAAACCTATCAAAATGTTCTGAATCTGACAGGGGAACCTCCCATGCCAATTGCCTGCGAGGCTTATCTTGGCTTAGCTCGTATATATTATGAATGGAATGACTTGGAAGCGGCTAAGCGACATGCAGAACGAGCACTCCAACTGGTGAAGCAGTTTGATCACACAGATAGAGTGGTTGCTTGTGAGATTTTTCTCGCAAAATTGATGCTAGTGCATGGTGAGGAAGAGCGTGCGGCTGCTCGTTTAGATAAGTCCGAGCATTTCGCTCGCCAACATCAATTCGTAGATCAGTTGCCTGATATTGCTGCTGCGCGAGTGATGTTGTTGCTTCGACTGGGTAAGCTGGAGGAAGCTGCTCTTCTAGCGCAGAAGCATGAGCTTCCTATCAGTCAGGCTCGGGTATTTCTAGCACATGGAAATCCTTCGGCTGCACTAGTGGTATTGGGGGCGCTGCGTGAGGAGGCGGAGATAAAAGGTTAGAAGGATGAATGTCTCAAGGTGATGATCCTCCAAGCTGTTGCTCAGCATGCAAATGGCGAAAAGTCGAAGGTCATACAACAACTACAAGACGTAATGATATTGGCTGAGCCAGGCGGCTTCATCCGGATATTTGTAGACGAAGGTATTCCGATCTACAAGTTGCTTAGTGAAGCTGTAACAAATGAGTTTATGCCGAAATATTTAGGTAAGTTGTTGGAAGGATTTGAAGCTGAGAAATGGAGAAGGGAAGTTAAATCCGATCAGCGTCTGATTCCGTCGCCTAAATCCCTAATCGAGCCACTGAGTGTCAGAGAATTGGAAGGGCTGAACCTCATTGCCCAAGGACTCTCGAATCGTGA
The window above is part of the Paenibacillus sp. FSL K6-0276 genome. Proteins encoded here:
- a CDS encoding SRPBCC domain-containing protein; protein product: MQTQGPLQDIRQTITLNAPIEKVWKAVSTAEGIAAWWMPSTFEPVVGHEFILHAGQFGDSPCKVTEIDEPNRVGFNWGKDWHLVFELKEIDGKTEFTVIHSGWDPEKVTEFGQPHPIVRGFMNGGWEKIVQEKLPAYIEA
- a CDS encoding LuxR C-terminal-related transcriptional regulator, with the translated sequence MPKYLGKLLEGFEAEKWRREVKSDQRLIPSPKSLIEPLSVRELEGLNLIAQGLSNREISERLFLALSTVKGHNRIIFDKLQVSRRTEAVALARKLGLL
- a CDS encoding NAD(P)-dependent alcohol dehydrogenase, which translates into the protein MKAMVCTKYGSPDVLQLKEVEKSIPKSNEVLVKVRATTVTAGDLRVRAFNSPFLLWIPMRLVLGLTKPRKSILGVELAGEIEAIGKDVTRFKKGDQVFALTGMNFGAHAEYAALPESGLMAIKPANVTYEDAASVLYGGTTVLYFLRKANIQCGQKVLIYGASGTVGTIAVQLAKYFGADVTAVCSAGNFELVKSLGADKVIDYTKEDFTTREERYDIIFDAVGKVSKSKCKKALTTKGSYVTVDGQGIAKIRNEDILFLQELLAAEKLKSVIDRRYPLEQIPEAYRYAETGRKKGSLVITL